The Chanos chanos chromosome 6, fChaCha1.1, whole genome shotgun sequence genome includes a region encoding these proteins:
- the LOC115815010 gene encoding actin-like: MSSSQHAVVIDSGSYQIRVGLSGFAAPSVVCKSVVGRPKNDSCGRDVYFGEEAWVNRDHMCVTHPLQRGKVESWEDLELVWKNVFESSLKFSPREKPVLLSEATTSHHLQRERMCRVMFEALEVPALYLASQSVLALLSSGNVSGCVLDSGYELTQAVPVYEGHCLPHAVHRLALGGHHVTTHLANLLKKSGSKFSNPAQEYDAVTDIKEKMCFVSSDPSAGSEIVSDSEEARYSLPDGQVLQIHSEKSQAPEILFSPETVSMETPGVPSLVVNSVSDSDTDLRPVLFGNVVLAGGCSLIPGFGVRLRKEVEALAPPGNMVRPVRRTDSAWVGGSLLASLSVFSDICISRAEYQETGPSIILHKCF; the protein is encoded by the coding sequence ATGAGCAGTTCTCAGCATGCTGTTGTCATTGACAGTGGCTCATATCAGATTCGAGTTGGCCTCTCTGGTTTTGCAGCTCCCAGTGTGGTGTGTAAGAGCGTGGTAGGTCGTCCTAAGAATGACTCCTGTGGAAGAGATGTGTATTTTGGAGAAGAGGCTTGGGTAAACAGAGACCATATGTGTGTAACACACCCTTTACAGCGAGGAAAGGTGGAATCCTGGGAAGATTTGGAGTTGGTCTGGAAGAACGTGTTTGAGTCTAGCCTCAAGTTCTCCCCCAGGGAAAAGCCAGTGTTGCTGTCAGAGGCTACGACAAGCCATCACCTCCAACGGGAGAGGATGTGTAGAGTTATGTTTGAGGCCCTGGAGGTGCCTGCCCTATACCTTGCCTCCCAGTCTGTACTTGCCCTGCTGTCATCTGGAAACGTCAGTGGTTGCGTGCTGGATTCTGGGTATGAGCTCACGCAAGCAGTTCCTGTGTACGAAGGCCATTGTCTTCCCCATGCGGTCCACCGCTTGGCTCTTGGTGGCCATCACGTCACCACCCACCTGGCAAACTTGCTGAAAAAGTCCGGGTCCAAGTTCTCAAACCCAGCACAGGAATATGACGCTGTGACGGACATCAAAGAgaagatgtgttttgtgtcttcTGACCCGTCGGCGGGCTCAGAGATAGTTTCAGACAGTGAGGAGGCCAGGTACTCCCTTCCGGACGGTCAAGTCCTCCAAATTCATTCAGAGAAGTCCCAAGCGCCTGAGATCTTGTTCTCACCTGAGACGGTCTCCATGGAGACGCCCGGCGTACCCAGTCTAGTGGTGAACTCAGTCTCGGACAGTGATACAGATCTCAGACCGGTTCTTTTTGGAAATGTAGTCCTCGCAGGAGGATGTAGTCTTATCCCAGGATTTGGGGTCCGGCTGAGGAAGGAAGTGGAAGCTTTGGCTCCTCCAGGGAACATGGTGAGGCCTGTTAGACGTACTGACTCTGCCTGGGTTGGTGGCTCCCTCCTGGCTTCTCTGTCAGTCTTTAGTGACATCTGTATCAGCAGAGCAGAGTACCAGGAGACAGGGCCCAGCATAATCCTTCACAAATGCTTTTGA